A region of Patescibacteria group bacterium DNA encodes the following proteins:
- the topA gene encoding type I DNA topoisomerase has translation MKLIIVESPTKAKTISKFISKDYKVESSFGHIRDLPVKEMGIDIENNFKPKYVIPMKSRKTVTKLKTLAKKAERVILASDEDREGEAIAWHLTEALDLDEKQIDRIVFHEITKTAIIQALENPRKLNEDLVDAQQARRVLDRLVGYELSPFLWKKVARGLSAGRVQSVAVRLIVEREREIKDFKQDEYWSVEALLKKINADSVPFLAKLNKIDGKVISKLHIKNKEEADQILAGLKGAEYIVSQIEKKQVKRKAPSPFTTSTLQQTANRWLGFSAKQTMMTAQKLYEGTEIKGEGQVGLITYMRTDSLNLSEKFLDEAKTYLTEEFGSEYALAAPRRFKTKSKGAQEAHEAIRPTEVSRHPESLKESLQPNQYRLYKLIWQRAVASQMPEAEFDATTLDIDAEPDSSPVQSAIKGAELKYQFRATGQVLKFPGFLKVYPEKSTELDLPELKEKEKLDLEKIDGVEHFTKPPARYSDAGLVKILEKHGIGRPSTYAPTIATIEARNYVERDENKKLKPTDIAFVVNDLLVAHFPKIVDFEFTAQMENDLDEIADGKEKWQPVIKGFYNPFHDNLELKQKELKKTDIMPEEKSEEVCDKCGSPMIIKTGRYGRYLACSGFPKCKNIKSLPGEKGTKSAEVSEKVKELQEKYKDEVCDKCGSPMVIRNGRFGPFLACSAYPKCKNIKSISENSGSTGIKCPVCGKGEIVMKRSRRGSFYACDQYPDCKTSFATKPTGEVCPDCGSLLVEAKDGGVKCSNKECGYKK, from the coding sequence ATGAAACTAATCATCGTCGAATCCCCTACTAAGGCCAAAACGATTTCAAAATTCATTTCCAAAGATTACAAGGTCGAATCCTCATTCGGCCATATTCGCGATCTTCCGGTTAAGGAAATGGGGATTGATATTGAAAATAATTTTAAGCCTAAATACGTTATTCCGATGAAAAGCCGGAAAACGGTGACCAAGCTTAAGACTCTCGCGAAAAAGGCGGAAAGAGTCATACTGGCCTCCGACGAAGACCGCGAAGGAGAGGCGATTGCCTGGCATCTTACCGAAGCCCTGGATTTGGACGAAAAACAAATCGATCGGATTGTTTTTCATGAAATAACCAAAACCGCCATAATCCAGGCTTTGGAAAACCCGAGAAAACTAAACGAAGACTTGGTCGACGCCCAGCAGGCCCGCCGGGTCTTAGACCGGCTGGTCGGCTACGAACTATCGCCTTTTTTATGGAAAAAAGTCGCCCGGGGATTATCGGCCGGCCGGGTGCAATCGGTCGCGGTCAGACTTATAGTCGAGCGGGAGCGGGAAATTAAGGATTTTAAGCAGGATGAATATTGGAGTGTTGAAGCTTTGCTGAAGAAAATTAACGCAGATTCCGTGCCTTTTCTGGCTAAGCTCAATAAAATTGACGGCAAGGTTATAAGTAAGCTTCATATTAAAAATAAAGAGGAAGCTGATCAAATTTTGGCCGGCCTAAAAGGCGCCGAATATATTGTTTCTCAAATTGAAAAAAAGCAGGTGAAGCGGAAGGCGCCATCGCCGTTTACTACTTCAACCTTACAGCAAACCGCTAACCGCTGGCTGGGATTTTCCGCCAAGCAAACCATGATGACTGCCCAGAAATTATATGAAGGTACGGAAATAAAAGGCGAAGGCCAAGTCGGTTTAATTACTTACATGCGAACCGATTCGCTTAATTTATCGGAAAAATTCTTAGACGAGGCTAAAACCTATCTAACGGAAGAATTTGGATCTGAATATGCCCTAGCGGCTCCGCGCCGGTTTAAAACTAAATCCAAGGGCGCCCAGGAAGCCCACGAAGCTATCCGGCCGACTGAAGTGAGCCGCCACCCGGAGTCCTTAAAAGAATCTTTGCAGCCGAACCAATACCGGCTATATAAATTGATTTGGCAGCGCGCTGTCGCTTCGCAGATGCCGGAAGCCGAGTTCGACGCGACGACTTTGGATATAGACGCAGAGCCTGATAGCAGTCCGGTCCAGTCCGCCATAAAAGGCGCGGAATTAAAATACCAGTTCCGGGCTACGGGCCAGGTCTTAAAATTCCCGGGTTTCCTGAAAGTTTATCCGGAGAAAAGTACGGAGCTCGATTTGCCGGAATTAAAAGAAAAAGAAAAATTGGATTTGGAAAAAATTGACGGCGTAGAGCATTTTACCAAACCGCCGGCCAGGTACTCGGACGCCGGGCTGGTTAAAATTTTGGAAAAGCACGGCATTGGCCGGCCGTCGACTTACGCGCCGACAATCGCGACGATTGAAGCGCGGAACTACGTCGAACGGGATGAAAATAAAAAGTTAAAACCGACTGATATCGCTTTTGTCGTTAATGACTTACTGGTCGCCCACTTTCCGAAAATCGTTGATTTCGAATTTACCGCCCAGATGGAAAATGACTTAGATGAAATCGCGGACGGGAAAGAAAAGTGGCAGCCGGTAATAAAAGGCTTTTACAACCCTTTTCATGATAATTTGGAGCTCAAGCAGAAAGAGCTGAAAAAAACCGATATTATGCCCGAAGAAAAGTCGGAGGAAGTATGCGATAAATGCGGTTCACCGATGATTATTAAAACCGGACGCTACGGCCGTTACCTCGCCTGCTCCGGCTTTCCGAAATGCAAAAACATAAAAAGCCTGCCCGGAGAAAAAGGGACTAAATCCGCCGAGGTGAGCGAAAAAGTAAAAGAGCTCCAGGAAAAATATAAAGATGAGGTTTGCGATAAGTGCGGTTCGCCAATGGTAATCCGAAACGGCCGCTTTGGCCCCTTCTTAGCCTGCTCGGCCTATCCCAAATGCAAAAACATAAAAAGCATTTCGGAAAATTCCGGCTCCACCGGAATTAAATGCCCGGTCTGCGGCAAAGGCGAAATCGTTATGAAACGCAGCCGCCGCGGGTCCTTTTACGCCTGCGACCAATACCCGGATTGCAAAACCTCATTTGCCACCAAGCCGACCGGCGAAGTCTGCCCGGATTGCGGATCGTTATTAGTCGAAGCTAAAGACGGCGGAGTGAAGTGCTCAAACAAAGAATGCGGGTATAAAAAGTAA
- the dprA gene encoding DNA-processing protein DprA, whose protein sequence is MDIKYLAALNTFPKFGPVRTKKLKVYFPSWQAAFNANSSELMQAGIDEKIALEFSLHRKNINPDELMENIYRENIKLVAQNDPAYPSLLKEIPDPPALLYLRGELKEEDKYSVAIVGSRKFSTYGRQATDDIVKELAGGRIVIVSGLALGIDAISHIATVKSNGRTIGVLGSGVDKESIYPVANRNLAEKIIGSGGAIISEFPLGTKAMPFYFPQRNRIIAGLTRGTLVIEAAEKSGALITARFALDFNREVFAVPGSIYSPVSVGTNELIKQGALLVRSGSEIIEALDLNRVSLYIKAKSAVPETKEEEILLSFLGKEAAHINDLIRLSNLTASVVSSTLTLMEMKGMIKNLGGMEYVLI, encoded by the coding sequence ATGGATATTAAGTATCTTGCCGCTCTTAACACTTTTCCCAAATTCGGGCCGGTTAGGACGAAAAAATTAAAGGTTTACTTCCCTTCCTGGCAGGCGGCTTTTAACGCGAACTCAAGTGAATTAATGCAAGCCGGAATTGATGAAAAAATCGCTTTAGAATTTTCTCTTCATAGGAAAAATATCAACCCGGATGAGCTAATGGAAAATATATACAGGGAAAATATTAAGCTGGTCGCGCAAAATGACCCGGCTTATCCCTCCCTTTTAAAAGAGATTCCCGACCCGCCTGCCCTTTTGTATTTGCGCGGCGAATTAAAAGAAGAGGATAAATATAGCGTGGCAATTGTCGGATCAAGGAAGTTTTCCACTTATGGCCGCCAGGCAACGGATGATATAGTTAAAGAGCTGGCCGGCGGCCGAATTGTCATCGTCAGCGGATTGGCCTTGGGGATTGATGCTATCTCTCATATCGCCACGGTTAAATCAAACGGCCGGACTATCGGAGTTTTAGGGTCTGGCGTCGATAAAGAAAGCATCTATCCGGTAGCCAACCGAAATCTGGCGGAAAAAATTATTGGGTCAGGCGGCGCCATAATATCCGAATTTCCTTTGGGCACCAAAGCCATGCCCTTTTATTTCCCCCAAAGAAACCGCATAATTGCCGGACTGACCCGCGGCACATTGGTAATTGAGGCGGCGGAAAAATCCGGCGCGCTTATTACCGCGCGTTTTGCGCTAGACTTTAACCGCGAAGTTTTCGCCGTTCCCGGGAGCATCTATTCCCCGGTTTCGGTAGGCACGAACGAGCTCATAAAACAGGGGGCTCTTTTAGTCCGAAGCGGCTCGGAAATTATTGAAGCGCTTGACCTTAATCGCGTATCCTTATATATTAAAGCTAAATCCGCGGTCCCTGAAACCAAAGAAGAAGAAATCCTTCTTTCTTTTTTAGGAAAAGAGGCGGCGCACATTAACGACTTAATCCGCCTTTCCAATTTGACAGCATCCGTAGTATCGAGTACCTTAACCCTCATGGAAATGAAAGGCATGATCAAGAATCTGGGCGGAATGGAGTATGTATTAATCTAA
- the pth gene encoding aminoacyl-tRNA hydrolase: MRVIIGLGNPGDKYKNTRHNAGFLGVDEIAKKHDCQWAYNKKFKSEICQLPDGTLLVKPQTFMNNSGVAVAAVLNYYHLLPKRLGFLSVHDAPLADVLTVIHDDLDIELGKYKISLDSRSAGHRGVQDIIDHIKTKNFKRVRIGIRSQALDKIPADKFVLMKFSADELKIINAVIKEIVNESA; the protein is encoded by the coding sequence ATGCGCGTCATAATTGGCTTGGGAAATCCAGGCGATAAATATAAAAATACCAGGCACAACGCCGGATTTTTAGGAGTGGATGAAATTGCCAAAAAGCATGATTGCCAGTGGGCTTACAATAAAAAATTTAAATCAGAGATTTGCCAGCTTCCTGATGGCACGCTATTAGTTAAGCCCCAGACTTTCATGAACAATTCAGGCGTTGCAGTCGCGGCCGTTTTAAATTATTATCACCTTTTGCCTAAGCGCCTCGGTTTTCTTTCAGTCCACGACGCGCCGCTGGCTGACGTTCTAACTGTTATTCATGATGACTTAGATATTGAACTGGGAAAGTATAAAATTTCGCTGGATTCAAGGAGTGCCGGACACAGAGGAGTACAGGACATAATTGACCATATTAAAACCAAAAACTTTAAGCGCGTCCGAATAGGAATTCGCAGTCAGGCTTTAGACAAAATTCCGGCTGATAAGTTTGTTCTCATGAAATTTTCAGCAGACGAGTTAAAAATTATTAATGCGGTAATCAAAGAAATTGTTAATGAATCCGCCTAA
- the der gene encoding ribosome biogenesis GTPase Der, translated as MPTNKIPQIVIFGRTNVGKSTLFNRLIEEKRALTADLPGTTRDANYSLINWRGYDLELVDTGGVINLKEFTSSEKIRIALDRETIDRKVQMQARGSLERADLILFLVDTKAGLLPDDRKLALFLKEKTPEKKVILVANKTDSPKENYKVPEFYKLGLGDPLPISAATGSGTGDLLDLIVDEIIRRQPKRKKLINRLADFIGYGEESAGDEEGEKKIRGRRRPYNENDPVRVSILGKPNVGKSSLINSILGQDRVIVSSVPHTTREPQDTDLDYAGKKIVLVDTAGISKNATKSKKTRNKIDLEKEGIERSFRSLNRSDIALLVLDISEDITRQDQKIADEIIGRKKSLIIIANKWDLILEKDTKKFTEYINYHLPFVKWAPIIFVSALTGRKTNDVMDLVLDINRQRARELSEKELDKFLKRIVKIHRPTRYKASDKYPYIKKIKQAASYPPEIQILIGAKESITSPYLRFIENQLRGQFGFLGTPISVRVKKGSFVHGQSKNILNEE; from the coding sequence ATGCCAACAAATAAAATTCCACAAATCGTAATTTTCGGCCGGACTAACGTCGGTAAGTCCACCCTTTTTAACCGTTTAATCGAAGAAAAAAGGGCCCTTACCGCCGACCTTCCCGGAACCACCCGCGACGCTAATTACAGCCTGATAAACTGGAGAGGGTATGACCTGGAGCTTGTCGATACCGGCGGAGTAATCAACCTAAAAGAATTCACTTCTTCGGAAAAAATAAGAATCGCTCTGGATCGCGAAACCATCGACCGGAAAGTCCAGATGCAAGCCCGCGGGAGCTTAGAGCGGGCTGATTTAATTTTATTTTTAGTCGATACCAAAGCCGGACTCTTGCCGGATGACCGTAAGCTGGCTTTGTTTTTAAAAGAAAAAACGCCGGAGAAAAAAGTTATTTTAGTAGCCAACAAAACCGACTCGCCCAAGGAAAATTACAAGGTGCCCGAATTCTATAAGCTGGGGCTGGGCGACCCTTTGCCGATCTCGGCCGCTACCGGCTCCGGAACCGGCGATCTTTTGGATTTGATAGTCGACGAAATAATCCGCCGCCAGCCCAAGCGGAAAAAATTAATAAACCGGCTGGCTGATTTTATCGGCTACGGAGAAGAAAGCGCGGGGGACGAGGAGGGTGAAAAGAAAATTCGCGGCCGCCGCAGACCCTACAACGAAAATGATCCGGTTCGGGTAAGCATTTTAGGAAAGCCCAATGTCGGAAAATCAAGCCTGATTAATTCCATTTTAGGCCAGGACCGGGTGATCGTCAGCTCGGTGCCCCATACGACCCGGGAGCCCCAGGATACGGACCTAGATTACGCGGGGAAAAAAATCGTTTTGGTCGATACGGCCGGAATTTCGAAAAACGCGACCAAGAGCAAAAAAACGAGAAATAAAATCGATCTGGAAAAAGAAGGGATAGAACGGTCGTTTAGAAGCCTTAACCGATCCGATATCGCCCTTTTGGTTTTGGATATCTCCGAAGACATCACCCGGCAAGACCAAAAAATCGCCGATGAAATTATCGGCCGGAAAAAAAGCCTGATTATAATCGCCAACAAATGGGATTTGATTTTAGAAAAGGATACGAAAAAATTCACCGAGTATATAAATTATCATCTGCCTTTTGTAAAATGGGCGCCGATTATTTTCGTTTCAGCCCTTACCGGGAGAAAAACCAATGACGTTATGGATTTAGTTCTAGACATAAACCGCCAGCGGGCGCGCGAATTAAGCGAAAAAGAATTGGATAAATTTTTGAAGCGGATCGTTAAAATCCACCGGCCCACCCGCTATAAGGCTTCGGATAAATATCCTTATATTAAAAAAATCAAACAAGCGGCCTCTTACCCGCCGGAAATTCAAATCCTGATCGGCGCTAAAGAAAGCATCACCTCGCCTTATCTTCGCTTTATTGAAAATCAGCTTCGCGGCCAATTCGGGTTTTTAGGCACGCCAATTTCCGTCCGGGTAAAAAAAGGCAGTTTTGTGCATGGCCAGTCAAAAAACATTCTTAATGAAGAATAG
- a CDS encoding LCP family protein, with the protein MLEKPNNQPFGSQDNEAVIAPPVEKKKNWLKKAVYFFVFLGVSLAFFFSQTLISEKSSYSWIKHMPILEQFNTLVESADRKLKGEEENRINILLLGIGGKGHDGAYLTDTMMLASIEPSTKKVFLLSIPRDLVVPVEGMGWKKINSVGSYAEMKTPGSGGQAASQAVGDLLGIPIHYFVRVDFAGFTKIIDELGGVKVYVDNTLDDYSYPVLGNEDGPWNSRYEHLHVEQGWQEMNGSLALKYARSRHAAGVEGSDFARAKRQQKIIEAAKEKILSINMIFKPMAIKNIISDLSEHISTDIEIWEVYKFWDLVKDVDKANITNQVLDNRAGGLLVNAVGQDGAYILQPKSGDFKEIRYMVQNAFSAPPAEDSHKVDVEKTKVELKNGTWINGLAGQVSVDLEKYGFEITRISNSSHQNFQKSVIYDLTFGAKKDSLGILKEKTGANVSFDVPDWLTEELKNDNAGKTDINTPDFILILGEDANK; encoded by the coding sequence ATGCTAGAGAAGCCAAACAACCAGCCATTCGGCAGCCAAGACAATGAGGCCGTAATAGCCCCGCCTGTCGAAAAGAAAAAAAACTGGCTCAAAAAAGCCGTTTATTTTTTTGTTTTCCTCGGCGTAAGCCTTGCGTTCTTTTTTTCCCAGACCCTAATTTCTGAAAAAAGCTCCTATTCCTGGATAAAGCACATGCCGATTTTAGAACAATTTAACACCTTGGTCGAAAGCGCGGATCGGAAGCTGAAAGGCGAAGAAGAAAACCGAATCAATATCCTTCTTTTGGGAATCGGCGGCAAAGGCCATGACGGGGCTTATTTGACTGATACGATGATGCTGGCGAGCATCGAACCGTCCACCAAAAAAGTATTTCTTCTTTCCATTCCCCGCGATTTAGTAGTTCCGGTAGAAGGCATGGGATGGAAAAAAATAAATTCCGTCGGCTCATACGCCGAAATGAAAACCCCGGGCTCTGGCGGCCAGGCCGCTTCCCAGGCCGTCGGCGACCTTTTGGGAATACCGATCCATTATTTTGTCCGCGTTGATTTTGCCGGCTTTACTAAAATTATCGACGAGCTGGGCGGAGTTAAAGTTTATGTTGATAATACTTTGGACGATTATTCTTATCCGGTTTTAGGCAACGAAGACGGCCCGTGGAATTCCCGCTATGAGCATCTGCATGTTGAACAGGGCTGGCAGGAAATGAACGGCTCTCTAGCTTTAAAATACGCCCGTTCGCGGCATGCCGCCGGAGTCGAAGGGTCGGATTTCGCCCGCGCGAAAAGGCAGCAAAAAATCATTGAAGCCGCCAAAGAAAAAATCCTTTCCATTAATATGATTTTCAAGCCAATGGCGATTAAGAATATCATATCCGATTTAAGCGAACATATCAGCACCGATATCGAGATTTGGGAAGTCTACAAGTTCTGGGATCTGGTCAAGGACGTGGATAAAGCCAATATTACTAATCAAGTCCTTGACAACCGGGCGGGCGGGCTTTTGGTCAACGCCGTAGGACAGGACGGCGCCTATATCCTCCAGCCGAAGTCAGGTGATTTCAAAGAAATCCGCTATATGGTCCAGAACGCATTTTCCGCCCCGCCGGCCGAGGATAGCCATAAAGTTGATGTCGAAAAAACTAAAGTCGAACTGAAAAACGGAACCTGGATCAACGGCTTGGCCGGGCAGGTATCGGTTGACTTGGAAAAATACGGCTTTGAAATAACCAGGATAAGCAATTCCAGCCATCAAAATTTCCAAAAGTCGGTAATATACGACCTTACTTTCGGAGCCAAAAAAGATTCTTTGGGAATCCTTAAAGAAAAAACCGGCGCCAACGTTTCCTTTGACGTGCCTGACTGGCTTACCGAGGAGCTAAAAAATGACAACGCCGGCAAAACCGATATTAACACGCCGGATTTCATATTGATACTAGGCGAAGATGCCAACAAATAA
- the lepB gene encoding signal peptidase I, giving the protein MARNFFSFVLELVKIVVISLVIIIPVRQFLIQPFYVKGASMEPSFYDQEYLIIDELSYHLKTPQRGDIIVFRYPKNPQEFFIKRVIGLPGEKVQIKDGGVYIINKKNPDGIALDEPYLTSGVKTYGYSDNEITSLGDNEYYVMGDNRGSSKDSRSFGPVNKSFIIGKVFFRGWPFDKVKVFNSDPAYNGV; this is encoded by the coding sequence ATGGCAAGAAATTTTTTTTCTTTTGTTTTGGAATTAGTTAAAATCGTCGTAATATCCTTGGTGATAATCATCCCGGTCAGGCAGTTTTTAATCCAGCCTTTTTACGTTAAAGGAGCTTCAATGGAACCGAGTTTTTATGACCAGGAATATTTGATAATTGATGAATTGTCTTACCATTTAAAGACTCCGCAGCGGGGCGATATCATCGTCTTTCGCTATCCCAAGAACCCTCAGGAATTTTTTATTAAACGGGTAATCGGCCTGCCGGGGGAAAAAGTCCAGATTAAAGACGGAGGCGTATATATTATAAATAAAAAGAATCCTGACGGAATAGCCCTTGACGAGCCTTATTTGACGTCCGGCGTGAAAACTTACGGCTACTCGGACAATGAAATTACGAGTCTGGGGGATAATGAGTATTATGTTATGGGAGACAACCGCGGCTCTTCCAAAGATTCAAGAAGCTTCGGGCCGGTCAACAAAAGCTTCATCATCGGAAAAGTATTTTTCCGGGGATGGCCGTTTGATAAAGTAAAAGTATTTAATAGCGACCCGGCGTATAACGGCGTATAG
- the hisS gene encoding histidine--tRNA ligase produces MPRGKAKKEDKSKDKNAKAPRERTYSRLRGMKDILFDEYRYFDLVIQKAKDLAETYGFNQIETPILERAELYERATGKTTDIVSKEMYVFADKNGERIALRPELTPSLVRTYIEHGMFNLPQPVKMFLIGSNFRHEKPQSGRQRQHHQFGLEMFGEEKPAADAQVILIAYNFFKELQVSVQVQINSIGCKECRAEYEKKLIEFYNERGKRSKLCPDCKKRLRKNPLRLLDCKEPGCVLVRQDAPQIVDFLCEPCKNHFIKVLEFLDELNVPYNLNPYLVRGLDYYNRTVFEIWPAHAEASAGEPASETPAIEAGKGKPSGEERTADLPRQAALGGGGRYDGLVEYMGGRPTPGLGFGLGLERTIAKIKEKNIPLKKNGEPIVFIAQLGDASKRKAMALFEDLRRAGISVRQAFTKDSLKSQLEEANRLESKFSLILGQKEVVDGTVLIRDMESGIQEVIDYNKIKGEITKRISEKK; encoded by the coding sequence ATGCCAAGAGGAAAAGCTAAAAAAGAGGACAAATCAAAAGATAAAAATGCTAAGGCTCCCCGGGAAAGGACTTACAGCCGCTTAAGGGGAATGAAAGATATTCTTTTCGACGAGTATAGATATTTTGATTTGGTCATCCAAAAGGCCAAAGATCTGGCGGAAACTTACGGTTTTAACCAGATTGAAACCCCGATTTTGGAAAGAGCCGAGCTTTATGAGCGGGCTACGGGAAAAACTACCGACATAGTATCCAAGGAGATGTATGTCTTCGCCGATAAAAACGGCGAACGGATAGCCCTGCGGCCGGAACTGACTCCGAGCCTGGTCCGAACCTATATTGAGCATGGAATGTTCAACCTTCCCCAGCCGGTAAAAATGTTTTTAATCGGCTCGAATTTCCGCCACGAAAAACCCCAGTCCGGACGCCAGCGCCAGCACCACCAGTTTGGTTTGGAAATGTTCGGGGAGGAAAAGCCGGCGGCCGACGCCCAGGTAATTTTAATCGCTTATAATTTTTTCAAAGAACTGCAAGTAAGCGTCCAGGTCCAGATTAATTCAATCGGCTGTAAAGAGTGCCGGGCGGAATACGAAAAAAAATTGATTGAGTTCTATAATGAAAGAGGGAAGCGCTCCAAGCTTTGCCCGGACTGCAAAAAGCGGCTCCGAAAAAATCCTTTGCGCCTTTTGGACTGCAAAGAGCCGGGCTGTGTTCTGGTCCGCCAAGACGCGCCCCAAATTGTTGATTTTCTTTGCGAGCCGTGCAAGAATCATTTTATTAAAGTTTTGGAATTTTTGGATGAATTGAACGTACCCTATAATCTTAATCCTTATCTGGTCCGCGGACTGGACTATTATAACCGGACAGTCTTTGAAATTTGGCCTGCCCACGCTGAAGCTTCGGCGGGCGAACCCGCGAGCGAAACCCCTGCAATAGAAGCCGGAAAGGGCAAGCCATCGGGAGAAGAGCGGACGGCTGACTTGCCCCGGCAAGCGGCTTTAGGCGGCGGCGGGCGTTATGACGGACTGGTTGAGTATATGGGCGGCCGGCCGACTCCGGGTTTAGGTTTTGGATTGGGTTTGGAACGGACCATCGCCAAAATTAAGGAGAAGAATATCCCTTTGAAAAAAAACGGAGAGCCGATTGTATTTATCGCCCAATTAGGCGACGCCTCAAAAAGAAAAGCCATGGCGCTTTTTGAAGATTTGCGGCGCGCCGGAATTTCGGTCAGACAGGCTTTTACCAAGGATTCGTTAAAATCCCAGCTCGAAGAAGCTAACCGGCTGGAATCGAAGTTCAGCTTGATTTTAGGGCAAAAGGAAGTGGTTGACGGGACGGTTTTAATCCGCGATATGGAATCAGGCATCCAGGAAGTGATCGATTATAATAAAATAAAAGGGGAAATCACCAAAAGAATTTCAGAAAAAAAATAA
- a CDS encoding 30S ribosomal protein S21 produces the protein MSINNAVPGEDKAAIQQNGGETMVEFRRKKGESFESFLRRFNRRLVQSGKLLEARAKQRHSGKKSRNLVKKSALIRLKYKSQQEYLRKTGKLKEDDFR, from the coding sequence ATGAGCATAAATAATGCGGTTCCGGGGGAGGATAAGGCGGCCATACAGCAGAACGGAGGTGAAACTATGGTAGAATTCAGAAGAAAAAAAGGCGAGAGTTTTGAAAGTTTCCTTAGGCGTTTTAACCGAAGGCTGGTTCAATCTGGGAAACTCCTGGAAGCCCGGGCTAAACAGCGCCATAGCGGAAAGAAAAGCCGGAACCTGGTAAAAAAATCCGCCCTGATCCGGTTAAAATATAAATCCCAGCAGGAATATTTAAGAAAGACCGGAAAGCTGAAAGAAGACGACTTCCGATAA
- a CDS encoding RelA/SpoT family protein, whose protein sequence is MTIGQIIAKVKENDERADTDILELAFDFANKAHGRQKRKNGDPYIEHSLHTAFILAQMKADINTIAAGILHDVPEDTEYSLADVEKNFGKEIALLVEGITKLSKIKYRGVERYLESLRKMFIAMANDLRVILIKFADRLHNLRTLDALPPEKQERIARETMEIYAPIAGLLGIWRLKWQMEDICFKFLYPEEYKKLQYIYEVEKKVERNQYIQKIKNLLGRELKKVGINPEIEGRFKHLYSIYKKMQIKDRKFNEISDVFALRVVVDSIEDCYKTLGVIHSLWKPKKDRFKDYIALPKPNGYQSLHTTVFGPGGKLTEFQIRNRMMNEEALYGISAHWYYKQKEGGHKEIAASQPVWVKEILEIQRHAVTSHDFIKDLKFNIFKNRIFVFTPKGDVYDLPEGSTPVDFAYEVHSDIGNKCVGALVNDKIAPLDSELLNGDLVEIIIDKNRKSPNSDWLKFVKTGKARGRIKQFVKTSRFEQLKSIKKYIPGMKG, encoded by the coding sequence ATGACTATTGGCCAAATAATCGCTAAAGTAAAGGAAAATGATGAAAGGGCTGATACGGATATATTGGAACTGGCTTTTGATTTTGCCAACAAAGCCCATGGCCGGCAAAAAAGGAAAAACGGCGACCCGTATATTGAGCACTCGCTCCATACCGCTTTTATTCTGGCGCAAATGAAGGCGGATATCAATACGATAGCCGCCGGTATTTTGCATGACGTTCCCGAGGATACGGAATACAGCCTGGCTGACGTTGAAAAAAATTTCGGCAAAGAAATCGCTTTATTGGTCGAAGGCATTACTAAATTATCAAAAATCAAATACCGCGGCGTCGAAAGGTATCTCGAGAGCTTAAGGAAGATGTTTATCGCCATGGCCAACGACCTGCGCGTTATCTTGATAAAGTTTGCCGACCGCCTGCATAATTTGCGGACGCTTGACGCCCTGCCGCCGGAAAAGCAGGAGCGGATCGCGAGAGAGACTATGGAAATTTACGCGCCGATCGCGGGGCTCTTGGGAATCTGGAGATTAAAATGGCAGATGGAAGACATCTGCTTTAAATTTCTTTATCCCGAAGAATACAAAAAACTCCAATACATATACGAAGTGGAAAAGAAAGTCGAGCGCAACCAGTACATCCAGAAAATAAAAAACCTTTTGGGGCGCGAGCTGAAAAAAGTCGGCATCAACCCGGAAATTGAAGGCCGGTTCAAGCACCTGTACAGCATCTATAAAAAAATGCAGATAAAAGACCGGAAGTTCAACGAGATTTCGGACGTGTTCGCTTTAAGGGTCGTCGTCGATTCAATCGAGGACTGTTATAAAACCCTGGGCGTCATCCATTCTTTATGGAAGCCGAAAAAAGACCGCTTCAAAGATTATATCGCCCTGCCGAAACCAAACGGATACCAGAGCTTGCATACGACCGTTTTCGGTCCGGGCGGAAAATTGACCGAATTCCAAATTAGAAACCGGATGATGAACGAAGAGGCTTTATACGGAATCTCGGCTCATTGGTATTATAAGCAGAAAGAAGGCGGGCATAAAGAGATAGCCGCCTCCCAGCCGGTTTGGGTTAAAGAAATTTTAGAGATCCAGCGCCACGCCGTCACTTCGCACGATTTCATCAAGGACTTAAAGTTTAATATTTTCAAAAATAGGATTTTTGTTTTTACCCCCAAAGGCGATGTTTATGATTTGCCTGAAGGCTCAACCCCGGTCGATTTTGCCTATGAAGTCCATTCGGATATCGGAAATAAATGCGTCGGGGCTTTGGTGAACGACAAAATCGCGCCGCTCGATTCGGAACTTTTAAACGGCGATTTGGTAGAAATCATTATCGACAAAAATCGGAAATCCCCTAATTCAGACTGGCTGAAATTCGTCAAGACGGGAAAAGCCCGGGGCCGGATAAAGCAATTCGTCAAGACTTCCAGGTTTGAACAGTTAAAAAGCATAAAAAAATACATCCCGGGAATGAAAGGTTAA